The DNA window CGCGCGTGGCCGCGATCGAGGACGATCCGGTCGAGATCAGGACCGCTTTCCCCGCCGTCGGCCGCGAGATCGGCCGCCGCCCGCTCCACGGGGAAACCGACCCGGACGGGCTGGTGCACGGCACGGTCGACGACGCGGCCCGCGGGAAGCTGCTGGCCGCGCTCGGTGTCGCGCTCGACGGTGAAGACCTCGCCAAGGAAGTCCGCGAGCTGTACCGCTACGGCGACGACGCGGAACGCCGGGGTGTCCTGCGCGGCCTGCACCTGCTGCCGGAGTCCGATCTGGACACCGTGCACGCCGGGCTGGAGCTGGTCGCGGATGCCTTGCGCAGCAACGACACCCGGCTCGTGGCGGCCGCGCTCGGGCCGTTCGCCGAAGCGCGGCTCGATCAGCGAAGCTGGCGGCACGGGGTGTTGAAGTGCCTGTTCATGGGGGTGCCGCTGGCCGCGGTGTCCGGGCTCGATCGACGGCGGGACGCCGAGCTGAGCCGGATGGCCGCCGACTACGCGGCCGAACGAAAGGCGGCGGGCCGCGTGGTGCCCGCCGATGTCGACCTGATCCTGGAGGGTGGCGCCTGATGCGCATCTTCGATCCCCACATCCACATGACGTCGAGGACGACGGCCGACTACGAAGCGATGTACGACGCCGGTGTCCGCGCGCTCGTCGAGCCCGCGTTCTGGCTCGGGCAGCCGAGGACGAACGTCGGCTCGTTCACCGACTACTTCGACGGCCTGATCGGCTGGGAGCGCTTCCGCGCGGCGCAGTTCGGCATCCGCCACCACTGCACGATCGCGCTCAACCCCAAGGAGGCCAACGATCCGCGCTGCACCGAGGTGCTCGACGTGCTGCCGCGGTACCTGGCGAAGGACGGCGTGGTCGCGGTGGGCGAGGTCGGCTACGACTCGATGACCGAGGCCGAGGAGCACGCCTTCGCGCGCCAGCTGGAGCTGGCGAAGGAGTTCGCGCTCCCGGTGCTCGTGCACACGCCGCACCGCGACAAGCTCGCGGGAACCCGCCGGACCCTGGACGTGGTGAAGGAGTCCGGGGTGCCGCCGGAGCACGTGGTGGTGGACCACCTCAACGAGGTCACCGTGGGCATGGTCGCCGAGTCCGGCTGCTGGATGGGGTTCTCGATCTACCCCGACACCAAGATGGACGAGCACCGGATGGTGCGCATCCTCCGCGAGTTCGGCACCGATCGCGTGCTGGTGAACTCGGCCGCGGACTGGGGGAAGTCCGATCCGCTCAAGACCTACCGCACCGGGGTCGCCATGCTCGCCAGCGGGTTCGGCGAGTCCGATGTGGACACAGTGCTGTGGGGGAACCCGGTGTCGTTCTACGGGCAGAGCGGCAGGCTCATGCTCGACGAGGTCCCGGCGGGCGAGTCCACCTTCGAGGGCAACTCCGTGCTGCGCGGTGCCCGTCCGGACGCGGTGGTCTGATGCTGTCCTACTGCACCAACGTCCACCCGGCGGAGGATCTCGACGGCGTCCTGCGCCAGCTGGACGCGTACGCCGTGCCGGTGCGCGAGTCGCTCGGACACGACAGGCTCGGCCTCGGGCTGTGGCTGGCGGCCCCGGTCGCGGCCGCGCTCGCCGAGGACGGAACGGCCCGGCGCAGGCTACGGGCCGAACTGGACGCGCGCGGGCTCGCCGTGCGGACGATGAACGCGTTCCCGTACGGCGGTTTCCACGACGAGGTGGTCAAGCACGCCGTCTACCATCCGAAGTGGACAGACGCGTCGCGCCTGCGGTACACCGCCGACTGCGTGGCGGTGCTCAGGGACCTGCTCCCCGACGACGCGGCGTTCGGCAGCATCTCGACGCTGCCGCTCGCGTGGCGGACCCCGTGGAGCCGTGCCGACGACGAAGCCGCGACAGCCGCGTTCACCGCGCTGACCGGCGTGCTGGGCGGTGAGCGGCCGGTCAAGCTCGCCGTCGAACCCGAACCGGGCTGCGTTCTCGACACGGTCGCCGACGCGGTGGGCTGGCTCGCCGGGCGGGTCGATCCCGAGCACATCGGCCTGTGCCTGGACACCTGCCACCTCGCGGTGTCCTTCGCGGACCCCGCCGAGACGGTCGCGTCGATCTACCGCGCGGGTCTGCGGGTCATGAAGGTCCAGGTGTCGGCCGCGTTGCACGTCGCGGATCCCGGCAGCGCCGGGGCGCGCGCCGCGCTCGCCGAGTTCGTCGAACCGCGGTACCTGCACCAGACGCGCGAGCTGTCCCCGTCCGGTGCGGTGCTGGCCGCCGACGATCTGCCGGAGGCG is part of the Amycolatopsis sp. CA-230715 genome and encodes:
- the eboE gene encoding metabolite traffic protein EboE; this translates as MLSYCTNVHPAEDLDGVLRQLDAYAVPVRESLGHDRLGLGLWLAAPVAAALAEDGTARRRLRAELDARGLAVRTMNAFPYGGFHDEVVKHAVYHPKWTDASRLRYTADCVAVLRDLLPDDAAFGSISTLPLAWRTPWSRADDEAATAAFTALTGVLGGERPVKLAVEPEPGCVLDTVADAVGWLAGRVDPEHIGLCLDTCHLAVSFADPAETVASIYRAGLRVMKVQVSAALHVADPGSAGARAALAEFVEPRYLHQTRELSPSGAVLAADDLPEALDRLPAEGPWRVHFHVPLHTRPFAPLSSTTDVIERSVEALGREIGDPAEFPHLEVETYTWHVLPEAHRQDLAGGIADELRWAHRTLLAERAPA
- a CDS encoding TatD family hydrolase; its protein translation is MRIFDPHIHMTSRTTADYEAMYDAGVRALVEPAFWLGQPRTNVGSFTDYFDGLIGWERFRAAQFGIRHHCTIALNPKEANDPRCTEVLDVLPRYLAKDGVVAVGEVGYDSMTEAEEHAFARQLELAKEFALPVLVHTPHRDKLAGTRRTLDVVKESGVPPEHVVVDHLNEVTVGMVAESGCWMGFSIYPDTKMDEHRMVRILREFGTDRVLVNSAADWGKSDPLKTYRTGVAMLASGFGESDVDTVLWGNPVSFYGQSGRLMLDEVPAGESTFEGNSVLRGARPDAVV